The window GCGTCGAGGCCATGAACACCGACCGCGAGCTGGCGGCGTTGTGCTTCCCCAACATGGCTGGCTTCGCCGGAAGCCTCTTCCAGCGCGCGAAGGACAAGGACCTGGCGTTCCTGTGCATCCAGGCCTACAACGACTGGTATCTCGACGAGTGGGTGGCCGCCTACCCCGGCCGGTTCATCGGCCTGGGCCTGGTGCCCTTCTGGGACGGCAACCTCGCCGCGGCCGAGGCGGAGCGGGTCATCGCGAAGGGCGCCAGAGCACTCTCGATCAGCCAGGCACCCGACAAGATCGGCTTCCCGCCGGTCATCGACCCGCACTGGGATCCCCTCTTCTCGGTGATGAACGACGCGCGCCTGTCGCTGTGCATGCACCTCGGCAGCGGCATGAGCCCGGCCGAGGAAGACTCCAGCGCCGACTGGACGACGCGCATGCGGGAGGCGATCAAGAACAACGACCTCACCGAGGTCGCCAAGCGCGCCGGCGTCAGCACCGAAGAAATGAACCGGAAGCGAAAAATGCTCCCAGGCACCAGCACCTCGCTCCTCGGCGCGCGCATGGGCTCGGCGAGCCTGAACGACTGGCTGGAGAGCGACAACTTCGAGCGATACCCGAACCTCAAGCTCGTGCTGTCCGAGAACGGCGTCGGCTGGATCCCCTCCGTGCTCTCCCTCGCCGACTGGACAGAGACGCTGAACCGAACGGCCGAGCCCAAGGAGGGGCCGCTGCCGAGCGACATCTTCCGGCAGCACATCTTCGGCTGCTTCATCCACGAACCGATTACGCCGAAGCTCATCGACGAGATCGGCGCCGACAACATCATGGTGGAGACCGACTTCCCCCACACCGCGACCAACTGGCCACACTCCCTCGACCGCGTCCGTGAGTGCATCGCCGGCCTGCCCGCCGACATACAGCACAAGATCATTCGCGGAAACGCCGAGCGGGTCTTCGACTTCATCCCGTCGGAGCCTCCGGCGCTGCTGGCCTAGCGTGAGCCTCGGCCGAGGCCGGGATCGAAATGGCGAGGAAAACCCGGTGAATCAGACACCCGCCAAGATCGTCTGCTTCTCA of the Pseudofrankia saprophytica genome contains:
- a CDS encoding amidohydrolase family protein codes for the protein MDEWIISVDDHLIEPPNVWTDRLPARYRDTGPRWISDEHGESWLFEDTRRIALDAMGTGGAIWPKENRPPMFTPLSWSDVAPACYDPKARVEAMNTDRELAALCFPNMAGFAGSLFQRAKDKDLAFLCIQAYNDWYLDEWVAAYPGRFIGLGLVPFWDGNLAAAEAERVIAKGARALSISQAPDKIGFPPVIDPHWDPLFSVMNDARLSLCMHLGSGMSPAEEDSSADWTTRMREAIKNNDLTEVAKRAGVSTEEMNRKRKMLPGTSTSLLGARMGSASLNDWLESDNFERYPNLKLVLSENGVGWIPSVLSLADWTETLNRTAEPKEGPLPSDIFRQHIFGCFIHEPITPKLIDEIGADNIMVETDFPHTATNWPHSLDRVRECIAGLPADIQHKIIRGNAERVFDFIPSEPPALLA